From one Drosophila subpulchrella strain 33 F10 #4 breed RU33 chromosome 3L, RU_Dsub_v1.1 Primary Assembly, whole genome shotgun sequence genomic stretch:
- the LOC119553261 gene encoding transmembrane emp24 domain-containing protein B has product MQLTWQRDLINLILPIAVICCCLLIDVTSAQEAQQPWYENLPAVAMDYKVHIDAGKEDCYHQYVKAGATFYVSFSVVRGGDGMAGFAVRNPAGEVVKPYQWQATADYTDQVSPGGYYSVCIDNQFSRFASKLVNIYITVVKYDAWDKYAKEIEQLQLNMQNFTATIGTVERNINDMMGYQAHSRHRESRDYALLLDNNAYIQTFSISQIVVILITCSIQVFFVRKLFEVKSGSKSRI; this is encoded by the exons ATGCAATTGACGTGGCAGAGAGATCTGATAAATCTAATACTTCCCATAGCCGTGATTTGTTGTTGCCTGCTAATCGACGTAACCAGCGCTCAAGAGGCCCAACAACCATGGTACGAGAATCTTCCAGCGGTGGCCATGGACTACAAG GTTCACATAGATGCTGGCAAGGAGGACTGCTACCATCAGTACGTTAAGGCGGGAGCCACCTTCTACGTGTCTTTCAGT GTGGTGCGTGGAGGCGATGGCATGGCTGGTTTCGCAGTCCGGAATCCAGCTGGTGAGGTGGTGAAGCCCTACCAATGGCAGGCTACTGCAGACTACACGGACCAGGTCTCGCCAGGCGGCTACTATTCCGTGTGCATCGACAACCAGTTCTCCCGATTTGCTAGCAAGCTGGTCAACATCTATATCACGGTAGTGAAGTACGATGCCTGGGACAAGTACGCCAAGGAGATCGAACAGCTGCAGCTGAACATGCAAAACTTCACA GCCACCATTGGCACCGTGGAGCGGAATATAAACGACATGATGGGCTATCAGGCGCATAGCAGGCATCGCGAATCGCGCGATTATGCGTTGCTGTTGGACAACAATGCCTATATTCAAACCTTCTCGATTAGCCAAATAGTGGTCATATTGATCACGTGCTCTATACAG GTTTTCTTTGTGCGCAAACTATTCGAAGTCAAGTCGGGCTCCAAAAGTCGCATTTAA
- the LOC119552882 gene encoding galactose mutarotase gives MVNVTEDVFATGALNPITKSKDIIKRFTLTNGNGVSVQLITRGATITSIKTPDASGQIDDVTLGFDDLAGYQSDRNPYFGATIGRVCNRIGNGSFTLDGKLVEVSKNRDNKFQLHGGFVGFDKVHWEVVAVRQDGVTLSHTNPDGHEGYPGKVTVAATFTLSEDNCLHVDLSAVTDKPTPVNLTNHSYFNLAGHKSGANGLYEHTIEINASAITETDQSSIPTGKILPVDGTAFDLRASGNLGERLKNLQPARGYDDNFCVTFNPPQPLAKVARATHPPSGRWLEVVSNQPGVQFYTSNFMPDVERGEVAIPGKDGAAYAKHGAFCLETQKFPDSVNHSNFPSTILRPGERYHHEVIYKFGVSH, from the coding sequence ATGGTCAACGTCACGGAGGACGTCTTCGCCACCGGAGCGCTGAATCCGATCACCAAATCAAAGGACATCATCAAGCGGTTCACCCTGACGAACGGGAATGGTGTGTCCGTCCAGTTGATCACCCGTGGAGCCACCATCACTAGCATTAAGACGCCGGATGCCAGCGGTCAAATAGATGACGTGACCCTGGGATTTGATGACTTGGCGGGCTATCAGAGTGACAGGAATCCCTACTTTGGAGCAACCATTGGACGGGTGTGCAACAGGATTGGAAATGGCAGTTTCACTCTGGATGGGAAGCTGGTGGAGGTGTCCAAGAACCGGGACAACAAGTTCCAGCTCCATGGCGGCTTCGTGGGCTTCGATAAGGTGCACTGGGAAGTGGTGGCAGTGCGTCAGGATGGTGTTACGCTCTCCCACACCAATCCCGATGGTCATGAGGGTTATCCTGGGAAGGTTACAGTCGCGGCGACCTTCACCTTAAGCGAGGATAACTGCCTCCATGTCGATTTGAGTGCTGTGACCGATAAACCCACACCCGTTAATCTCACCAATCACTCGTACTTTAACCTGGCTGGCCACAAAAGCGGAGCCAATGGTCTCTACGAGCACACCATCGAGATCAATGCTTCTGCGATCACCGAAACGGATCAATCCTCTATACCAACGGGAAAGATTCTACCAGTTGATGGAACAGCCTTTGATCTCCGTGCTTCCGGTAATCTTGGCGAACGTCTCAAGAATCTGCAACCCGCTCGTGGTTACGACGACAACTTCTGTGTAACCTTCAACCCACCGCAACCATTGGCCAAGGTGGCCAGAGCCACCCATCCGCCCAGCGGACGTTGGCTGGAGGTGGTCAGCAATCAGCCCGGAGTGCAGTTCTACACCTCCAACTTCATGCCCGACGTGGAACGTGGTGAAGTGGCTATTCCCGGCAAGGATGGAGCTGCTTACGCCAAGCATGGAGCCTTCTGCCTGGAGACACAAAAGTTTCCCGACTCTGTGAACCACAGCAACTTTCCCTCGACCATTTTGCGACCCGGAGAAAGGTACCACCATGAAGTCATCTACAAGTTTGGGGTTTCTCACTGA
- the LOC119552883 gene encoding chymotrypsin, whose amino-acid sequence MILQLVLIVQFSLGLGQEIGSLRIMNGTAAKVKQLPYQVGLLCYFEGSMDEPNLCGGTILSGHWIVTAAHCLQDPKSKLSKVLVNVGNLNSFDDKEIVLNRSHTIVHRKFDRKTVTNDIALIRLPKKLTFGKNIQAAKLPSTKKTYEGRKAIISGWGITTTQQPSSVLQYIRVPIISNKECERQWNKQLNGTGRKVVPSSFICIDSTKGLPCRGDSGGPMVLDDGSKTLVGIVSHGFDSECKLKLPDISTRVSSHLKWINYYTGGLKK is encoded by the exons ATGATCCTCCAGCTGGTGCTTATAGTTCAGTTCTCTCTGGGATTAGGCCAGGAGATTGGCTCCCTGCGAATTATGAATGGCACTGCGGCCAAAGTGAAACAGTTGCCATACCAGGTTGGTCTTCTGTGCTACTTTGAAGGCTCCATGGATGAGCCCAATCTGTGCGGAGGCACTATCCTCAGCGGCCATTGGATTGTAACCGCAGCCCACTGCCTACAGGATCCAAAGTCTAAGCT CTCAAAAGTGCTAGTCAACGTAGGCAACCTCAATTCTTTTGATGATAAGGAAATCGTGCTTAACAGGAGCCACACCATTGTGCATAGGAAATTCGATCGGAAGACGGTGACCAACGATATAGCCCTGATCAGGTTACCCAAGAAGCTCACTTTCGGTAAAAATATACAAGCCGCGAAGTTGCCCAGCACCAAGAAAACCTATGAAGGTCGTAAAGCCATAATTTCTGGATGGGGCATCACAACCACGCAACAGCCCAGCAGCGTCCTTCAGTACATCCGGGTGCCCATCATCTCGAATAAGGAGTGTGAGAGGCAGTGGAACAAGCAACTCAATGGCACAGGCAGGAAAGTCGTGCCCAGCTCCTTCATCTGCATAGATTCCACTAAAGGTCTGCCTTGTCGAGGGGATTCCGGAGGTCCGATGGTGCTAGATGATGGCTCCAAAACTCTGGTGGGGATTGTATCCCATGGATTCGACAGCGAGTGCAAGCTGAAGCTACCCGATATATCCACACGGGTTTCGTCCCATCTAAAGTGGATAAACTATTACACTGGCGGTCTTAAGAAATAG